The proteins below are encoded in one region of Flavobacterium sp. IMCC34852:
- a CDS encoding BrxA/BrxB family bacilliredoxin, translating to MYPEEMVLPMRAELSEAGFQELYTAADVKNAIKAEGTTLVVVNSVCGCAARNARPGAKMSLDGAKKPDHLITVFAGVDKEAVDAAREEMFPFPPSSPSMALFKNGELVHMLERHHIEGRPAELIAENLKDAYAEFC from the coding sequence ATGTATCCAGAAGAAATGGTATTGCCAATGCGCGCTGAACTTTCAGAAGCTGGCTTTCAAGAATTATATACAGCAGCCGACGTAAAAAATGCAATCAAAGCAGAAGGAACCACTTTGGTAGTGGTAAATTCAGTTTGCGGTTGTGCGGCCAGAAATGCTCGTCCGGGTGCAAAAATGAGTTTGGATGGTGCTAAAAAACCGGACCATTTAATCACTGTTTTTGCCGGTGTTGACAAAGAAGCCGTTGACGCTGCCAGAGAAGAAATGTTTCCTTTTCCACCATCATCACCAAGTATGGCGTTGTTCAAAAACGGTGAATTGGTACACATGTTGGAACGTCACCACATCGAAGGTCGTCCGGCGGAATTAATAGCAGAAAACCTAAAAGATGCTTACGCAGAATTCTGCTAA